The sequence CCAAGGGTTGTCCGTGGCCTTCTCTCCCTTAAACATGCTGTAGAACAGATTGAAGATGAAGATCAGCTGCGCGGCAATGGTGATCACTGCTGCAAAAGTAATGAACTTGTGAACGGGAATGAGTGGCGCCAGAAACTTCAGTTCGGTAAATTGCGAGTAGCGCCGCGGATTTCCTGCCATCCCCAGGTAGTGCATCGGCATGAAGATCGCATACGTGCCGATGAACGTGAATACAAAATGGATGATGCCCATCGTGTTGTTCATCATCCTGCCGAACATCTTGGGGAACCAATAATACGTTCCGGCAAAAATTCCAAAGATCGCGGCCACTCCCATGATCAGGTGAAAGTGGCCGACCACGAAGTAGGTATCATGTAGCGGGATGTCAACCGCGGGCTGCGCCAGGAAAGGGCCGCTCAATCCACCGGAGACGAACAGCGAAACAAAACCGATGGCGAACAGCATTGGCGTGGTGAACCGTATTTTGCCCTGCCACAGAGTGCCCAGCCAATTAAAGGTCTTGATCGCTGAGGGCACTCCGATTGCCATGGTCATAACGGAAAACGCGAAGGCCGAGTACGGGCTCATGCCGCTCATGAACATGTGGTGTCCCCACACCATGAAGCCGAGCAGCCCGATGCCCAGGATTGCGTACACCATCGCACGATAACCAAAAATCGGCTTGCGCGAAAAAGTAGAAAGCAGCTGCGACGCCACACCCATGCCCGGCAGGATGGCGATGTAAACCTCGGGGTGGCCGAAGAACCAGAACAGGTGCTGCCACAACAGCGGTGACCCTCCGTTGTGCTTGACCAGATTGCCGCTTACGACTAAACCGCCAGGAACAAAAAAGCTGGTACCCAGATTGCGGTCCATCAGCATCAGGATGCCAGCCGCCAGCAACACTCCGAATGCTAACAATCCCAGAATTGCCGTCACGAACCATGCCCAGCAAGTGAGCGGCATCCGCATCAGCGTCATGCCCTTGGCCCGCAAGTCCAGAACCGTGGTGATGAAGTTGAGCGCGCCCATCAGTGACGCGCCGCAGAACAACGCGATGCTCACCAGCCATAGGTCCTCGCCCAAGCCTAGTCCCGGCCCGGCGCTAGGAAGCGCGCTCAAAGTGGCATAGTTCGTCCAGCCGGCAATCGGCGCGCCTCCCGACACGAAGAACGCTGCAATCAGCGCCACAAAGGCAAGAAATGTTGTCCAGAACGACAGCATGTTCAGGGTCGGGAAGGCCATATCCGGCGCACCGATCTGAATAGGCAGAAAGTAATTGCCGAATCCGCTCTGCGGCGCTGTCGTTAACACGAAGAAAACCATGATGGTGCCGTGCATGGTCAACAGCATCAGATAGGTTTCCGGTTTGATTTCACCAATTAGAGGAAAGCTGATGCCGGGAGCTATCAGGTGAATGCGCATCAGCAGAGAAAGGAACATTCCCACAACAACCGCCACCAGCGCCAGAAAGTAATACTGGATGCCGATAACTTTGTGGTCCAGGCTGAAAACGTATTTGCGTATAAATCCGGTCGGCGCCGCATGCGCGTGCGCTACTGTTCCGTGTGTCGTGCTTGAGCCGTGCGTATCCATTATTGCTTCTCCGCCAACTGAGCATCGAACCACTTAGTGAACTCTTCCTGGCTTACCACTTTCATCACGCCGTGCATCTTGTAGTGCCCCAGGCCGCACAACTCCGCACACGCGATTTCGTAATCGCCCGTCTCTTGGGGTTGGATGTGCATGTGGATCATCAGGCCGGGAACCGCGTCCTGCTTGAATCTCATCTGCGGAATGAAGAAGCTGTGGATCACGTCCTGAGCGCGCAGTGTGAGGTCAATTTCCTTGTTAACCGGCACGTAAAAAGTTCCGGTCACGAGATCGTCTTTGGAAGCTGGGTCCGAGTCATCGATGCCTAACGCGGCTGCACCCCCAGCAGAAGCGTCCACCAGCTC comes from Terriglobales bacterium and encodes:
- a CDS encoding cbb3-type cytochrome c oxidase subunit I, with translation MDTHGSSTTHGTVAHAHAAPTGFIRKYVFSLDHKVIGIQYYFLALVAVVVGMFLSLLMRIHLIAPGISFPLIGEIKPETYLMLLTMHGTIMVFFVLTTAPQSGFGNYFLPIQIGAPDMAFPTLNMLSFWTTFLAFVALIAAFFVSGGAPIAGWTNYATLSALPSAGPGLGLGEDLWLVSIALFCGASLMGALNFITTVLDLRAKGMTLMRMPLTCWAWFVTAILGLLAFGVLLAAGILMLMDRNLGTSFFVPGGLVVSGNLVKHNGGSPLLWQHLFWFFGHPEVYIAILPGMGVASQLLSTFSRKPIFGYRAMVYAILGIGLLGFMVWGHHMFMSGMSPYSAFAFSVMTMAIGVPSAIKTFNWLGTLWQGKIRFTTPMLFAIGFVSLFVSGGLSGPFLAQPAVDIPLHDTYFVVGHFHLIMGVAAIFGIFAGTYYWFPKMFGRMMNNTMGIIHFVFTFIGTYAIFMPMHYLGMAGNPRRYSQFTELKFLAPLIPVHKFITFAAVITIAAQLIFIFNLFYSMFKGEKATDNPWEATTLEWTTATPPPHDNFGGKTPVVYHGPYEYSVPGAAKDYIMQTDPTPIPAHH